From the Chitinolyticbacter meiyuanensis genome, one window contains:
- a CDS encoding DUF6531 domain-containing protein → MNTIVRNGCPVYYSTAWHDYYQYYDANFGRCETCPDGQEFDVTTAECKAPLPEQVKSCDASSGGSGANVFAASGAPPEISAQCGNPIFFNAGRKVQRESDYSAAGNSLLDFSRSYDSQSSLVGANAGALGERWQHNHDFRLVSVSAQKLYVRRPGGVLIHFAPKAGSSTEWIADADIQDKLEKLANGWQYTTANDVVETYDNNGRLIKRTFLGGRALTYTYDGNGRLQTVADDTNRTLTFAYNPSGQLATLSLPGGGTIGYEYNAGALSAVTYPDASKRQYSYVSRTVGTTTLTTLLSELVDEVNTTFAKWEYTTDGLASSSEHAGGLDRYTVAYTRDAATQRLTTAVVTNPLGAVSSYTLSSVLGVNRPTVVNRQFDSKSRSQNFDANGNLVDVKDWDGIASQYSYDLTRNLPTGVTVALGTPQVRTVTTTWHPTFRLPATITEPGRVTTFTYDNTKGLLTQKQVTADGVSRIEAWSYFPNGLVQTATDARGKVTSYTYDAQGNLATVTDPVGLVTRFTSYDPHGNVLTQIAPNGVTTTFTYDLRQRLKTRTTGGELTQFAYKPTGLLEKVTFPDQSWLQYRYDPAHRLIGIDHSNGSRIDYTLDNAGNTKREDRYDPAGVLAAAQQAATQAQSLTTAPKAQ, encoded by the coding sequence ATGAACACTATTGTTCGAAATGGCTGCCCTGTTTATTATTCAACGGCTTGGCACGATTACTATCAGTACTACGATGCCAACTTCGGCCGATGTGAAACTTGTCCTGATGGACAAGAATTTGATGTTACTACCGCAGAATGTAAGGCTCCCCTCCCTGAACAAGTCAAATCGTGCGATGCAAGTTCTGGTGGCAGTGGGGCAAACGTCTTCGCTGCTTCGGGAGCGCCTCCCGAAATCAGCGCGCAATGCGGCAACCCCATCTTCTTCAATGCCGGCCGCAAGGTGCAGCGCGAATCGGATTACAGCGCAGCGGGCAATAGCCTGCTCGATTTCAGCCGCAGCTACGACAGCCAGTCATCGTTGGTCGGCGCCAATGCCGGCGCGCTGGGCGAGCGCTGGCAGCACAATCATGACTTCCGTCTGGTTTCCGTCTCTGCGCAGAAACTCTATGTGCGCCGCCCTGGCGGGGTGCTGATCCACTTTGCACCCAAGGCGGGCAGCAGTACCGAGTGGATCGCCGATGCCGATATCCAGGACAAACTGGAAAAACTGGCCAATGGCTGGCAATACACCACTGCGAATGATGTGGTCGAGACCTACGACAATAACGGCCGCCTCATTAAGCGGACCTTCCTGGGCGGGCGGGCGCTGACCTATACCTACGACGGCAATGGTCGGTTGCAGACCGTCGCGGATGACACCAATCGCACCCTGACCTTTGCTTACAATCCGTCTGGCCAGTTAGCGACGCTGTCGCTGCCGGGTGGCGGCACCATCGGCTACGAATACAACGCCGGCGCACTGAGTGCCGTGACCTATCCGGATGCCAGCAAACGGCAGTATAGCTATGTGTCGCGCACGGTCGGCACCACCACCCTGACCACACTGTTGTCCGAGCTGGTCGACGAAGTGAATACCACGTTCGCCAAGTGGGAGTACACCACGGATGGCCTTGCGTCTTCGAGCGAGCATGCTGGCGGGCTAGATCGCTATACCGTGGCCTATACCCGCGATGCGGCCACACAGCGACTGACTACTGCCGTGGTGACCAACCCCTTGGGCGCCGTATCGAGCTATACGCTGAGCAGCGTGCTCGGCGTCAATCGCCCCACGGTGGTGAACCGGCAGTTCGACAGCAAGAGCCGCAGCCAGAACTTCGATGCCAACGGCAATCTGGTCGACGTCAAGGATTGGGACGGTATTGCCTCGCAGTACAGCTACGACCTGACCCGCAATCTGCCAACTGGCGTCACAGTCGCATTGGGCACGCCGCAAGTCCGCACCGTCACCACCACTTGGCACCCCACCTTCCGCCTGCCCGCCACCATCACCGAACCGGGCCGGGTCACCACCTTCACCTACGACAACACCAAGGGCCTGCTCACCCAGAAGCAGGTCACCGCCGACGGCGTCAGCCGGATCGAAGCGTGGAGCTACTTCCCCAACGGCCTGGTGCAGACCGCCACCGATGCCCGCGGCAAGGTGACCAGCTACACCTATGACGCCCAGGGCAATCTGGCGACGGTGACCGATCCGGTCGGCCTGGTGACCCGCTTCACCAGCTACGACCCGCACGGCAATGTGCTGACGCAGATCGCGCCCAATGGCGTGACCACTACCTTCACCTACGACCTGCGGCAACGGCTCAAGACCCGTACCACCGGCGGTGAACTGACTCAGTTCGCCTACAAGCCGACGGGCTTGCTGGAGAAGGTGACCTTCCCGGATCAGAGCTGGCTGCAGTACCGCTACGACCCGGCCCATCGCTTGATCGGCATCGATCACAGCAATGGCAGCCGGATCGACTACACCCTGGATAACGCCGGCAATACCAAGCGCGAAGACCGCTATGACCCGGCCGGCGTGTTGGCCGCGGCGCAGCAGGCGGCGACCCAGGCGCAGAGCCTCACCACCGCGCCGAAGGCGCAGTGA
- a CDS encoding RHS repeat-associated core domain-containing protein, with amino-acid sequence MTLSTFRRLLLAGLALGSSAVYAALPAHQSTVSTYYDYDALGRLERVYDAKGYQTTFTYDANGNRKTRKDALGRITSYSYDALNRLKTITNPDTGVITFSYDGRDNLVSVQDAEGFTTSYTYNGFDDLIRQVSPDSGTTTYVHEADGHLKSKTDARNKTATYTRDDLGRVKQIAFVDETHSFTYDTAANGNGLLASFSDASGSTSYGYNAQGRLALVNRSIGGIALNSQLGYNSAGQLSQITYPSGTLVNYSWSNGRISEVKVNGQVLLNNAQYGANGRLLGWTWANGKQRKHPGDNQGQIAGITTATQTYTYSYDAVGNLTKQDPGTTPAGVREYGYDSMDRLTLNNIGTSTSYGYQYDLNGNRTERRLGTAVTQLNHDPNSNRVLSQSGATTANYSYDAAGNMVNSGANVYNNAGRLTKTKVGTIWWQYSYNALGQRVKKSDGVNDTTLFTYDEAGQTVGEYDATGQRRTETVWLDNIPVAVIQGAGASPKLYYVWADHLNTPRQLTDPSANNKLVWEWTFGEAFGNWNVNEDPDADTIKVTYNLRFPGQYFDKEIGRHYNYFRDYDPRIGRYIQSDPIGLEGGINTYGYVEGSPLALIDPLGLMSCGEWAEYIWEDGVLKALEGWPVGGAAVAMSLRRGGSLLAKGASGYSVAFETTIPKLGLGTRPEHNKAANAALDQLIKSDAGFAKIANELGITVPANRGTSPANWTWHHVADQPGVLQLVPKSQHQWGSLQQQLLHPGGKGGFSQWGAAY; translated from the coding sequence ATGACGCTTTCCACCTTCCGCCGCCTGTTGCTGGCCGGCCTGGCCCTGGGCAGCAGCGCGGTCTACGCCGCCCTGCCGGCCCACCAGTCCACCGTCAGCACCTACTACGACTACGACGCCCTCGGCCGTCTGGAACGGGTGTATGACGCCAAGGGCTACCAGACCACCTTCACCTACGACGCCAACGGCAACCGCAAGACCCGCAAGGATGCGCTGGGCCGCATCACCAGCTACAGCTACGACGCGCTCAACCGGCTCAAGACCATCACCAACCCGGATACCGGGGTGATCACCTTCAGCTATGACGGCCGCGACAACCTGGTCTCGGTCCAGGATGCCGAAGGCTTCACCACCAGCTACACCTACAACGGCTTCGACGACCTGATCCGCCAGGTCAGCCCGGATAGCGGTACCACGACGTATGTTCACGAAGCCGATGGTCATCTCAAGAGCAAGACCGACGCCCGCAACAAGACCGCCACCTACACCCGGGATGACCTGGGGCGGGTGAAGCAGATCGCCTTCGTCGACGAAACCCACAGCTTCACCTACGACACCGCCGCCAATGGCAACGGCTTGCTCGCCAGCTTCAGCGATGCCAGCGGCAGCACCAGCTACGGCTACAACGCCCAAGGCCGGCTGGCACTGGTCAACCGCAGCATCGGCGGCATCGCCCTCAACAGCCAGCTCGGCTACAACAGTGCTGGCCAGCTGAGCCAGATCACCTATCCCTCCGGCACCCTCGTCAACTACAGCTGGAGCAATGGCCGGATCAGCGAGGTCAAGGTCAACGGCCAGGTGCTGCTGAACAACGCGCAATACGGCGCCAATGGCCGCCTGCTGGGCTGGACCTGGGCCAATGGCAAACAGCGGAAACACCCCGGTGACAACCAGGGTCAGATTGCCGGCATCACCACCGCCACCCAGACCTACACCTACAGCTATGACGCCGTTGGCAATCTGACCAAGCAAGACCCCGGCACGACCCCGGCCGGCGTACGCGAGTATGGCTACGACAGCATGGACCGGCTGACGCTGAACAACATCGGCACCAGCACCAGCTATGGCTACCAGTACGACCTGAACGGCAATCGCACCGAACGCCGGCTGGGCACCGCCGTCACCCAGCTCAACCACGACCCCAACAGCAACCGGGTGCTGTCGCAGAGTGGCGCCACCACCGCCAACTACAGCTACGATGCCGCCGGCAACATGGTGAACAGCGGGGCCAACGTCTACAACAACGCCGGCCGCCTCACCAAGACCAAGGTCGGCACCATCTGGTGGCAATACAGCTACAACGCCCTCGGCCAGCGGGTGAAGAAGAGCGATGGGGTCAACGACACCACGCTGTTCACCTATGACGAAGCCGGCCAGACCGTCGGTGAATACGACGCCACCGGCCAACGCCGTACCGAAACTGTGTGGCTGGACAACATCCCGGTCGCCGTTATCCAGGGCGCCGGCGCCAGCCCCAAGCTGTACTACGTGTGGGCGGATCACCTGAACACCCCGCGCCAGCTGACTGACCCGAGTGCCAACAACAAGCTGGTGTGGGAATGGACTTTCGGTGAAGCGTTCGGCAACTGGAACGTGAACGAAGACCCGGATGCCGACACCATCAAGGTGACGTACAACCTGCGCTTCCCGGGGCAGTACTTCGACAAGGAGATCGGCCGGCACTACAACTACTTCCGGGACTATGATCCGCGGATTGGGCGGTATATCCAGAGTGACCCGATTGGGTTGGAAGGTGGGATTAATACGTATGGGTATGTAGAAGGGAGTCCGCTCGCTTTGATTGACCCGCTGGGCTTGATGTCATGTGGCGAGTGGGCTGAGTACATTTGGGAGGATGGAGTTTTAAAGGCACTCGAAGGATGGCCTGTTGGTGGGGCTGCAGTTGCCATGTCGTTGCGGAGGGGCGGGAGCCTGCTTGCAAAGGGAGCATCTGGTTATTCTGTTGCTTTCGAAACTACAATTCCTAAACTTGGGCTAGGAACGAGGCCAGAACATAATAAAGCTGCCAATGCCGCTTTAGATCAACTCATTAAAAGTGATGCAGGATTTGCTAAAATAGCGAATGAGCTCGGCATAACGGTCCCTGCGAACCGGGGTACAAGCCCTGCCAACTGGACTTGGCACCATGTGGCAGACCAACCAGGGGTTCTGCAGTTGGTGCCAAAAAGTCAGCACCAATGGGGCAGCCTCCAACAACAGTTACTGCACCCGGGTGGTAAGGGTGGATTTTCACAATGGGGTGCAGCTTATTAA
- a CDS encoding DUF7716 domain-containing protein, with protein sequence MTLREILFTAEGLGEYDVVYAQRPWSLDSPARVVQYQPDETVLRQSEDGSLEYFLEATLIKDIREQVQEGGGVPSEAFRVIMYYAENDAFPE encoded by the coding sequence ATGACATTAAGGGAAATATTATTTACTGCAGAAGGCCTCGGTGAATATGACGTTGTATATGCGCAAAGACCGTGGTCTTTGGATTCACCGGCGCGCGTTGTTCAATATCAGCCGGATGAAACGGTGCTTCGTCAATCAGAGGATGGCTCTCTTGAATATTTTCTCGAGGCCACACTGATAAAGGACATTCGAGAGCAAGTTCAAGAGGGCGGTGGAGTACCCTCAGAAGCATTTAGGGTAATAATGTACTACGCAGAAAACGACGCGTTTCCCGAATAG
- a CDS encoding SDR family oxidoreductase, producing the protein MILTNKVALITGASSGIGHATARLFAQQGARLVLAGRDAARLATLKTLIEREGGQALALPGDVRDEAHAKALVAAAVGEFGGLDIAFNNAGHLGPMLPAPQITLADWQQTLDVNLTAAFLGAKHQLPALVARGGGALIFTSTFVGHTVGFPGMAAYAASKAGVIGLTKALAAEYGEHGVRVNAILPGGTDTPMGREVANSPEAIAHIRSLHALGRIATPEEIAKSVLYLASDLGSFTTGAALMVDGGVSVKR; encoded by the coding sequence ATGATCCTCACGAACAAGGTTGCGCTGATCACCGGTGCCAGCTCCGGCATCGGCCATGCCACCGCACGCCTGTTTGCCCAGCAGGGTGCACGGCTGGTGCTGGCCGGGCGCGACGCGGCACGGCTGGCCACGTTGAAAACATTGATCGAACGCGAGGGTGGCCAGGCGCTGGCACTGCCCGGTGATGTGCGCGACGAGGCGCATGCCAAGGCGCTGGTTGCAGCGGCTGTTGGCGAATTCGGCGGGCTGGACATCGCCTTCAACAACGCCGGCCACCTCGGCCCGATGCTGCCGGCACCCCAGATCACGCTGGCGGATTGGCAGCAGACGCTGGATGTGAACCTCACCGCCGCCTTCCTCGGCGCCAAGCACCAGCTGCCGGCGCTGGTGGCGCGCGGCGGCGGCGCGCTGATCTTCACCAGCACCTTTGTCGGCCACACGGTGGGCTTTCCCGGCATGGCGGCGTATGCGGCGAGCAAGGCCGGCGTGATTGGCCTCACCAAGGCGCTGGCGGCCGAATACGGCGAGCACGGCGTGCGGGTGAACGCCATCCTGCCCGGCGGCACCGACACCCCCATGGGCCGCGAGGTGGCGAACAGCCCGGAGGCCATCGCCCATATCCGCAGCCTGCATGCGCTGGGGCGGATCGCCACGCCGGAGGAGATCGCCAAATCGGTGTTGTATCTGGCATCCGATTTGGGATCGTTCACCACCGGTGCGGCGTTGATGGTGGATGGAGGGGTGTCGGTGAAGCGATAG
- a CDS encoding endo alpha-1,4 polygalactosaminidase, which yields MNHSPSRRACGQALLALAVAAIGLPGIASAAPACFFAHVNYAGASFCAGEGTANVDLRRWNDRISSVKLEPGYQLQLFEHINQGGRSLTLTGNVLNLVNVGFNDVASSYRISRIATPTPRPTATPTPRPTPQPTPRPTATPTPRPTAVPTPIITTVPTPRPTPRPTPVATPVPSPTPTPVADRWLPKPGTTWQWQLQGNFDVTQQAAVYDLDLFETSAQQVAQLKAQGKRVICYLNAGAWEEYREDKDAFPASVLGKEYEGWEGERWLDIRQIALLAPIMRARLDLCRDKGFDGVEPDNIEGYTNNTGYPLTRADQIAYNRWLAAEAHARGLSIGQKNAPELTAALIDVYDWAMTEDCAYYNWCADLKPYVTAGKAVFMAEYTDLTGTTAKFCPQATQLGFSGILKRRELSAWRQVCP from the coding sequence ATGAATCATTCCCCGTCACGCCGCGCGTGTGGCCAGGCGCTGCTGGCGCTGGCCGTCGCCGCGATCGGCCTGCCCGGCATCGCCAGCGCTGCGCCGGCCTGCTTCTTCGCCCACGTGAACTACGCCGGAGCCAGCTTCTGCGCCGGTGAGGGCACGGCCAACGTGGACCTGCGCCGCTGGAACGACCGGATTTCCTCGGTGAAGCTGGAGCCTGGCTACCAGCTGCAGCTGTTCGAGCACATCAACCAGGGCGGCCGCAGCCTGACGCTGACCGGCAACGTGCTCAATCTCGTCAACGTGGGCTTCAACGACGTGGCGTCGTCCTATCGCATCAGCCGCATCGCCACCCCGACTCCCCGGCCGACGGCAACGCCGACCCCGCGACCCACACCGCAACCGACGCCCCGGCCCACTGCCACCCCAACGCCACGCCCGACCGCAGTGCCCACCCCCATCATCACGACCGTGCCCACCCCACGACCCACGCCGCGGCCAACCCCGGTCGCCACGCCGGTACCCAGCCCGACGCCGACCCCGGTGGCTGACCGCTGGCTGCCCAAGCCCGGCACCACCTGGCAGTGGCAGCTGCAGGGCAATTTCGATGTCACGCAGCAAGCAGCTGTCTACGATCTGGACCTGTTCGAGACCTCGGCGCAGCAAGTGGCGCAGCTCAAGGCACAGGGCAAGCGGGTGATCTGCTACCTGAACGCCGGCGCCTGGGAGGAATACCGCGAGGATAAGGATGCCTTCCCCGCCTCGGTGCTGGGCAAGGAATACGAGGGCTGGGAAGGCGAGCGCTGGCTGGATATCCGCCAGATCGCGCTGCTCGCCCCAATCATGCGGGCGCGGCTGGACCTGTGCCGTGACAAGGGCTTCGATGGCGTGGAGCCGGACAATATCGAGGGCTACACCAACAACACCGGCTATCCGCTGACCCGCGCCGACCAGATCGCGTACAACCGCTGGCTGGCCGCCGAGGCGCATGCGCGCGGGCTGTCCATCGGCCAGAAGAACGCGCCGGAGCTGACCGCGGCGCTGATCGACGTCTACGACTGGGCAATGACCGAAGACTGCGCGTACTACAACTGGTGCGCCGATCTGAAGCCCTACGTGACCGCGGGCAAGGCGGTGTTCATGGCCGAGTACACCGATCTGACCGGCACGACCGCCAAGTTCTGCCCGCAGGCCACGCAGCTGGGCTTCTCCGGCATCCTCAAGCGGCGCGAGCTGAGTGCCTGGCGCCAAGTCTGCCCGTAA
- a CDS encoding nitroreductase family protein, producing the protein MDFATLIEQRASANQFDAAREVADATLTELLRLATLAPSAFNAQNRRFVVARSQEAKQRLLRHANGQDKVVHAAATVIVVGRLAPHATLAAALQPSVDAGLVSTDLQATFVHYATEMYDDQPQIQRDEAIRSASLSAMTLMLAAEDAGLASCPMIGFDAAGVHREFGLGDDEIPVMLVAIGHAAAGNWPQKPRLPLTEVLAWQ; encoded by the coding sequence ATGGATTTCGCCACGCTGATCGAACAACGCGCTTCCGCCAACCAGTTTGATGCCGCACGTGAGGTGGCCGATGCCACGCTGACCGAGCTGCTGCGGCTGGCCACGCTGGCGCCGAGCGCCTTCAATGCGCAGAACCGTCGCTTCGTGGTGGCGCGCAGCCAGGAGGCCAAACAACGGCTGCTGCGCCATGCCAATGGTCAGGACAAGGTGGTGCATGCCGCGGCCACGGTGATCGTTGTCGGCCGGCTGGCGCCGCACGCCACGCTGGCGGCCGCGCTGCAGCCCAGCGTGGATGCGGGCCTCGTCAGCACCGACCTGCAAGCCACCTTCGTGCACTACGCCACCGAAATGTATGACGATCAGCCGCAGATCCAGCGCGACGAAGCGATCCGCTCCGCTTCGCTGTCGGCGATGACGCTGATGCTGGCGGCCGAGGATGCCGGGCTGGCCTCCTGCCCGATGATCGGCTTCGATGCCGCTGGCGTGCACCGCGAGTTCGGCCTGGGGGACGACGAGATCCCGGTGATGCTGGTTGCCATCGGCCACGCCGCCGCCGGCAACTGGCCACAGAAACCGCGGCTGCCGCTTACCGAAGTGCTTGCCTGGCAATAG
- a CDS encoding LysR family transcriptional regulator, giving the protein MDRLRSMEVFVAVIERGGFAPAACVLGISAVMVGKHVRQLEERLGTRLLERTTRKQRPTPAGAGFYDDCRKVLEQVRVAEAGVESLQSAPRGLLRVSAPVTLGQTVIAPLLAGYLVAYPQVQVELMLSNRRVDLIEDGFDLAIRIGPLGEANLVARPLRQYCFALCAAPEYLARHGTPQHPSELMQHHWLTHFLQGERNERTGFIDGHGRNWPVQSRYASNDSHALRQAALAGHGILRQPQVLLEDDLAAGRLQAILADYVPAPLPVHLVYLPDPRPRPKLHSLVDFLQQALG; this is encoded by the coding sequence ATGGATAGACTGCGCAGCATGGAGGTGTTCGTGGCGGTGATCGAGCGTGGCGGCTTTGCGCCGGCGGCGTGCGTGCTCGGCATCTCGGCGGTGATGGTAGGCAAGCATGTACGCCAGCTGGAGGAGCGCCTCGGCACGCGGCTGCTGGAGCGCACCACCCGCAAGCAGCGGCCCACCCCGGCCGGCGCAGGCTTCTACGACGATTGCCGCAAGGTGCTGGAGCAGGTGCGCGTGGCCGAGGCCGGCGTGGAAAGCCTGCAAAGCGCGCCACGCGGCCTGTTGCGGGTCAGCGCGCCGGTCACGCTGGGGCAAACGGTGATCGCGCCGCTGCTGGCCGGTTACCTCGTGGCCTATCCGCAGGTGCAGGTGGAGCTGATGCTCAGCAATCGCCGGGTCGACCTGATCGAGGATGGCTTCGATCTGGCGATCCGCATCGGCCCGCTGGGCGAAGCCAACCTGGTGGCGCGGCCGCTGCGGCAATACTGCTTCGCCCTCTGCGCCGCCCCTGAATACCTGGCGCGCCACGGCACGCCACAGCACCCGTCCGAGCTGATGCAGCACCACTGGCTGACGCACTTTCTGCAGGGCGAGCGCAACGAGCGCACCGGCTTTATCGATGGCCACGGCCGCAATTGGCCAGTGCAAAGCCGCTACGCCAGCAACGATAGCCACGCGCTGCGCCAGGCCGCGCTGGCCGGCCACGGCATCCTGCGCCAGCCACAGGTACTGCTGGAAGACGACCTGGCCGCCGGCCGGCTGCAGGCCATCCTCGCCGATTACGTGCCCGCCCCGCTGCCGGTACACCTCGTCTACCTGCCCGACCCTCGCCCCCGGCCCAAGCTGCACAGCCTGGTCGATTTCCTGCAGCAGGCGCTGGGTTGA
- the blaOXA gene encoding class D beta-lactamase has translation MFAVAAAALLLSPLSRATEPVERPDWGKVFAQYGVRGTFVLYDVAADRTTVWDAQRAATRYTPASTYKIPNSLIALETGTVKDLDEVIPYGGGPTYLPQWAHDMALPEAIRVSNVPVYQQVARRIGHARMNFWVQRLGYGNQRIGHVVDQFWLRGPLAISALEQTRFLARLAQGKLPASERSQRLVRQITVQEDTADYTLHGKTGWAAAQQPNIGWWVGWVERGGKVYSFALNIDMVRDTDGAQRMPLGKALLREAGVI, from the coding sequence CTGTTCGCGGTCGCCGCTGCCGCGCTGTTGCTGTCACCGCTGTCACGCGCGACCGAGCCGGTCGAACGCCCGGACTGGGGCAAGGTCTTCGCACAGTACGGCGTGCGTGGCACTTTCGTGTTGTATGACGTCGCTGCCGATCGCACCACCGTCTGGGATGCGCAGCGCGCCGCCACCCGCTACACCCCAGCCTCCACCTACAAGATCCCCAACAGCCTGATCGCGCTGGAAACCGGTACTGTGAAGGATCTGGACGAGGTCATCCCCTACGGTGGCGGCCCCACCTATCTGCCGCAGTGGGCTCACGACATGGCGCTGCCAGAGGCGATCCGCGTCTCCAACGTGCCGGTCTACCAGCAGGTGGCGCGCCGCATCGGCCATGCGCGGATGAATTTCTGGGTACAGCGCCTGGGCTACGGCAACCAGCGCATCGGCCATGTGGTCGACCAGTTCTGGCTGCGCGGCCCGCTGGCGATCTCGGCGCTGGAGCAGACGCGCTTCCTCGCGCGGCTGGCGCAGGGCAAGCTGCCCGCATCCGAGCGCAGCCAGCGGCTGGTGCGGCAGATCACGGTGCAGGAAGACACTGCGGATTACACCTTGCACGGCAAGACCGGCTGGGCAGCCGCGCAGCAGCCCAACATCGGCTGGTGGGTGGGCTGGGTGGAGCGCGGCGGCAAGGTCTACAGCTTTGCGCTGAATATCGACATGGTCCGCGATACCGATGGCGCGCAGCGCATGCCGCTGGGCAAGGCACTGCTGCGCGAGGCGGGCGTGATCTGA
- a CDS encoding cupin domain-containing protein, producing the protein MRLIPAALLLLALAAPAHALDNLASVKATPLLKTTTSWNGAPLSYPAGTAEISGLMIEIPIGGETGWHSHPVPSFGYVLEGELEVSLQNGRKNRIKAGEALAEVVDTLHNGRNVGAGPVRLVVFYAGAKGAPLTEKPAQ; encoded by the coding sequence ATGCGCCTGATCCCCGCCGCACTCCTGCTGCTTGCCCTCGCCGCCCCCGCCCATGCGCTCGACAACCTCGCCAGCGTGAAGGCCACGCCGCTGTTGAAGACCACCACCAGCTGGAACGGCGCACCACTCAGCTACCCGGCAGGGACTGCCGAGATCAGCGGCCTGATGATCGAGATCCCCATTGGCGGTGAAACGGGCTGGCACAGCCACCCGGTGCCGTCGTTCGGCTACGTGCTCGAAGGTGAGCTGGAAGTGTCGCTGCAGAACGGTAGGAAGAACCGGATCAAGGCCGGCGAAGCGCTGGCCGAGGTGGTCGACACGCTGCATAACGGCCGCAACGTGGGCGCGGGGCCGGTGAGGCTGGTGGTGTTCTACGCCGGCGCCAAGGGCGCGCCACTGACGGAGAAGCCCGCTCAGTAA
- a CDS encoding SlyX family protein, with protein sequence MEDRVTELEIKLAFQEDLLDTLNKIVTQQQMQLDAQQEQLRELYRQLQTLEFGPRGAPQQEIPPHY encoded by the coding sequence ATGGAAGACCGCGTCACCGAACTCGAGATCAAGCTCGCCTTCCAGGAAGACCTACTCGACACCCTGAACAAGATCGTCACCCAGCAGCAAATGCAGCTCGACGCGCAGCAGGAGCAGCTGCGTGAACTCTACCGGCAGCTGCAGACGCTGGAGTTCGGCCCGCGCGGCGCGCCGCAGCAGGAAATTCCACCGCATTATTGA
- a CDS encoding undecaprenyl-diphosphate phosphatase yields the protein MDLLLLLKSLVMGLVEGVTEFLPISSTGHLILAGDLMNFLSKDKRDVYEIFIQLGAMLAVVWEYRAKLGRTLSVGVRQAGSERNLLLAVIIAFIPAAILGKLFNEPIKAVLFNPVPVAIAFIVGGLVILWAEKRQHTVTVTEVDDLSLKDALKVGLCQCLALIPGTSRSGATIIGGLFLGLSRKAATEFSFFLGIPTLGAASLYSLYKHRHVLDAGDAGVFAVGFIASFVFAFIAIRALIRYVASHTFIPFAWYRIAFGLIVLITAWTGIVDWSV from the coding sequence ATGGATCTCTTGCTGCTGCTCAAATCGCTTGTCATGGGTCTCGTCGAAGGCGTGACCGAGTTCCTGCCCATCTCCAGCACCGGCCATCTCATTCTCGCCGGCGACCTGATGAACTTCCTGTCCAAGGACAAGCGCGATGTCTACGAGATCTTCATCCAGCTCGGCGCCATGCTGGCGGTGGTCTGGGAATACCGCGCCAAGCTCGGCCGCACGCTGAGCGTGGGCGTACGCCAGGCGGGCAGCGAGCGCAACCTCTTGCTGGCAGTGATCATCGCCTTCATCCCGGCCGCCATCCTCGGCAAGCTCTTCAACGAACCGATCAAGGCGGTGCTGTTCAATCCGGTGCCGGTGGCCATCGCCTTCATCGTCGGCGGCCTCGTCATCCTGTGGGCGGAGAAGCGCCAACACACGGTGACGGTGACCGAGGTGGACGACCTGTCGCTGAAGGATGCGCTCAAGGTCGGCCTGTGCCAGTGTCTGGCGCTGATTCCCGGCACCAGCCGTTCCGGCGCCACCATCATCGGTGGCCTGTTCCTTGGCCTGTCGCGCAAGGCCGCAACCGAGTTCTCGTTCTTCCTCGGCATCCCCACGCTGGGCGCCGCCTCGCTCTACAGCCTGTACAAGCATCGCCATGTGCTGGATGCCGGCGACGCTGGCGTGTTCGCGGTCGGCTTCATTGCGTCCTTCGTGTTTGCCTTCATCGCCATCCGCGCGCTGATCCGCTATGTGGCGAGCCACACCTTCATTCCGTTCGCCTGGTACCGCATCGCCTTCGGCCTGATCGTGCTGATCACGGCCTGGACCGGCATCGTCGACTGGTCGGTCTGA